A DNA window from Macrobrachium rosenbergii isolate ZJJX-2024 chromosome 41, ASM4041242v1, whole genome shotgun sequence contains the following coding sequences:
- the LOC136827229 gene encoding serine/arginine repetitive matrix protein 1-like, whose product MNGFMESVLSLVRSRHSLGVSVGDDVSVGDNNVVVCDCVSGESTRFSDSFEQRQLSRSPSEARRQSGAGEKVRNSCPRAGSSSKAQESLSPGGESSKLDSSSKRRKALGSRKSESCKAPEGHGRASSRSVSPSTRRSSRHRRHRRIVSPESSSRRSSSKQHYLRLSSSGESSSSSSSVSSSSSSSDPPPPRHRKWDHASRPLKRQSFDNSCPRVTKLFKKRTASPISGYSAWGSDQEDTFQTLPPRSPRAVKMPSPLQKGRPQVPGPLPPPPTQEVSTPLASSSPFQESILLEEKLEKVVRKVLGIPGAKKLFLLNSWTILARNRFFLVKRKVPLNQCLLLITLLYSAFCCSRTLNIFSRQPPPPRLPRCVWENNVLPLPFPN is encoded by the coding sequence atgaacggtttcatggagtcggtcttaagtttagtgcgctCGCGCCATAGTCTGGGCGTTAGCGttggtgatgacgtcagtgttggtgataacaatgtggttgtttGTGATTGTGTTTCAGGCGAGTCTACTCGTTTTTCTgactcttttgagcaaaggcagctgtcccgctcgccttctgaggctagaagacagtccggcgctggcgaaaaggtcagaaattcttgcccacgagcaggctcgtcctctaaggcacaggaaagccttagcCCTGGTGGTGaaagtagtaagcttgactcgTCGTCGAAGCGTCGAAAAGCTTTGGGGAGCCGCAAAAGTGAATCTTGCAAGGCCCCGGAGGGTCATGGGCGCGCAAGTTCGCGTAGTGTTTCTCCATCGACGCGTCGATCTTCTCGCCATCGCCGACATCGCAGGATCGTGTCCCCAGAATCTTCGTCAAGACGGTCGTCATCGAAGCagcactacctaaggttaagttcttcaggtgagagtagcagcagttcatcttcagtctcttcatcttccagCTCCTCAGATCCCccccctcctcgtcatcgcaagtgggatcatgcctctcgacccttaaagaggcaatcttttgataattcctgccctagggttactaaactctttAAGAAAAGGACAGCTAGCCCTATATCTGGTTACTCAGCGTGGGGTtccgatcaagaagatacatttcagacgctccctcccaggtcacctagggcagtcaagatgcctagccctctccagaaaGGTCGGCCTCAAGTGCCcgggcctcttcctcctcctcctacacaggAAGTGTCTACTCCTTTGGCTTCATCCTCGCCTTTCCAGGAGTCTattctgctggaagagaagctagaaaaggtagtccgcaaagtccttggtattcctggGGCCAAGAAGTTgttcctcctcaactcctggacgatcttggcacggaaccgattctttctggtgaagaggaaggtcccGTTGAATCAGTGCCTTCTTCTcattacgcttctctactcagctttctgctgcagtcgtaccctcaacattttcagccgacagccccctcCTCCCCGACTTCCACGTTGCGTCTGGGAAAACAATGTCCTGCCACTTCCCTTCCCAAATTAG